The following nucleotide sequence is from Streptomyces brevispora.
CGCTGCGGCGCGACGCCGTCAGCGGCAAGGGTTCGGCGCTGGAGGCCCACCAGTCGTACTCCGAGGTCATCGCGAAGCTCCACGGCCTCGCCGACGACCTCGCGGAGAAGACCCCGCCGCGCGCCGCCGAGACGGGCCGCGCCCCGCTCGCGCTCGGTCAGGCCACCGAGCACGCCTCGGCCACCCGCGGGCTGCTGCTCGCGGCGCTCGCCGTCCCCCGCAAGGAGCCGGCCGCCCCGCAGATCGACCCGTTCACCGGGCTGCCCGTCCAGACCCAGGACGAGGGCGACACCAAGGACGACCGCACCCGTGACGAGCTGAGCGCGGCCGCCCAGCAGGCCCGGGTCGGCGAGCTCTCCTCGCTCGCCGACTTCGACCAGGCGGCCGGAGCCGCCGCCCGCGACAAGCTCACGTCCACCGTCACCGGCCCCGACGTCAACAGCGCGGAGAAGTACCTCGCCGAGCTCACGGACCGCCCCGAGCTCTCCGACTCCGACCAGAAGGTCAACAGCAAGAAGGCGGGGGCGGCGCTCTCCGCCCGGATCGACCGGATGCGGAGCGTCGAGTCAGCCCTCGGCACCGCCCAGGTCCAGCGGCTGGAGCAGCTGCGCGACGACGACGTCACGGGGCTCGAACTGCGGATCGCGCTGCTCGGCGGCTGTCTGCTGATCGCCGTCGGCGTCTCCACCGCGGTGGCCCGCACCCTCACCCAGCCGCTCTCCGTGCTGCGGATCGGCGCCGCCCGTCTCGCGGCGGAACCCGCCACCGCCGAACCGGTCCGCTACACCGGCCGCAACGACGAGTTCGCCCAGGTCGTACGGTCCATCAACGCCCTGCACGGCAAGCTGCACGGACTGCTCCACGAGTTCAACGGACGGTTCGAGAACCTGGAGAGCGAGCGCGCCGAGCTGATCGCCGGCCGCGAGGCGCTCACCCTCCAGCGCGCCGAACTCCAGGTCCACACAGCCGATCTGACGACCCAGCTGGAAAAGCTGAAGAACACCGTCCACCACACCTTCGTCAACCTCTCGCTGCGCAACCTCGGCCTCGTCGACCGCCAGCTCGGGGTCATCGAGTCGCTGGAGGAACGCGAGCAGGACCCGGACCGGCTCGCCACCCTCTTCAAGCTCGACCACATGGCCACGGTCATGCGCCGCCACAGCGAGAACATGCTGGTCCTCGCGGGCGCCGAGCACGGGCACGGGCATCCGGGGCCGATTCCGCTGGTCGACGTCCTGCGCGCGGCGGTCAGCGAGATCGAGCGGTACGAGCGGGTCACCATCCAGTCCCTGCCGCCGCACGCCCAGATCGCCGGGTTCGCCGCCGACGACCTCAGTCACCTCGTCGCCGAACTCCTGGAGAACGCGACCTCCTTCTCGCCGCCCGACTCCCATGTCCAGCTCTCCGGCTGGCTGCTGGAGTCCGGCGAGGTGATGCTCTCCGTGCAGGACGAGGGCATCGGCATGTCGTCCGTGCGGATGGGTGAGCTGAACACCCGGCTGGGCAACCCGGCGCTCTTCGAGGCGGGCGAGCAGAACGCGGACGGAGCCGGTCTCGGCCTTCAGGTGACGTCGCTGCTGGCCGCGCGCCACGGCGTGCAGGTCGAGCTGCGCGAGCAGAAGGGCAGCGGGGTGACCGTGGTCGTCGTACTGCCCTTGGCGTTGCTGCCGAAGGCGTTGCCGGCCGCCACCCCGCCGCCGGTCACCGTGTCCGGCGACGCGCCCACGCTGAACCTGCCGGGCTCGGTCGCGGAGGCCAACTCCAACGCGTTGCCGGGCCGCCCCCCGGCGCTGCCCGGTGACCCGCTGATCGCGGCGGCCGAGCAGACGATCGCCGCGTCCGGGGCCGAAGCCGTCAACGCGCCCGTCGTCAACGCGCCCGTCGTCGACGCGCCCGCCGTCCAGAAGCCTGTTGTCGAGCAGCCCGTCGTCGAGGAGCCTGTCCAGGCCGTCCCCGACCACGCACCCCCCGCCGAGCCGGAGCCCTCGCAGCCCGCGCAACCTTCGGACAGTGAGGTGCCCGTGCACCCCGCGCAGCCCTCGGACAGCGAGGTGCCCGCGCACTCCTCGGACTCCGAGGCCGAGATCACCATGCAGGTGCGGCTTCCCCGGGTGCCCGAGTTCGACGACACCCCCGAGTTCACCCACGCCCCCGCCTTCGGGGACGGCCCCGACTCCCCGCTCGTGTCCGGCCCGTACGCCATCGGCCCCGACCGCCACGAGCGCGCCGCCGACGAGGGCCCGCGGGAAGCCCCGGCCCCCGCCCCGGCACCGGAACCCGTCACCACCCCCGCGCCCGTCACCACCCCCGCGCCCGCCACCACCCCCGTGGCCGACACCGTGCCGGGCCCGCGCCGGCCGGAGCCCGAGAGGATCACCGACAAGGGGCTGCCCAAGCGCACCCCCAAGGTCGTCAAGCCCACCGCGGCCCCCGCGGCCGACCGCAAGGGCAGCGTGGACAAGGACGCTCTGCGGCGTCGGCTGGGCGGCTTCCACCAGGGAGCGAAGGACGGCCGCAGGGACGTCGAGGCGGAGATCGCCGAGTCGTCCGCCACGCCGGAGGCGGCCGTACCCGCCGGACGCGCAACACGTACAGGCCACACCGAGGCGGCCGACCGTACCGACGGTCGAACCGATGAGACGGGGGACACAGTCGAGGAGGCACGCAGTTGACTGCGCCCAGCACATTCGGGCTGAGCACCGAGGCCCGGAACCTTCACTGGTTGCTGAGCAATCTGGTGGAGGAGGTGCCAGGGGTTCACTCGGTCACCGTCGTCTCGTCCGACGGGCTGATGCTGCTCTCCTCCGACCCCGGCCACCAGACCGCCCAGGTGAGCAGCCGGCAGGACGGCCCACGGGGCTCCAGCGCCGACCTGGCGACCATCGTCTCCGGTATCGGCAGCCTCACCATCGGCGCCGCGAAGCTGATGGAGGGCGGCGGTGTCAAGCAGACCATGGTCGCGATGGAGGAAGGCAGTGTCTTCGTCATGTCGATCAGCGACGGCTCGCTGCTCGGTGTGCATGCCACCCCCGACTGCGACATGAGCGTCATCGCCTATCACATGGCGCTCTTCGTCGGCCGCGCCGGCCACGTACTCACCCCCGAACTCCGCAGTGAGCTGCGCAAATCGATGGAGAGCGCCCAGTGACCCCCGCCGCCGCCGAACCCGTCCGCAGGCTCCCCGTCCGCGGGGCCGAGAAACGGCCCTCACGGGTCCGCCCGTACTCACTCACCGGGGGTCGCACCCGGTTCGGTCACGTCCTGCTCGTCGAGACGTTCGTGGCCGCACTCGAAGCACCCGAAGAGCGGCGTGAACTGACCAATGGCAATCTGGCCTCGCGCGTCGTGCCCGAGCTCCAGGCCATCGTCGAGATCTGCCGCCGGATGCGTACCGTCGCGGAGATCTCCGCACTGCTGAAGATGCCGCTCGGCGTGGTCCGGGTGCTGCTCAGCGACTTGGCCGACCAGGGAAAGATCCGCGTGTACGGGACCGGGCACGGCACCGGCCAGCCCGACCGCGCACTGCTCGAAAGGGTGCTCAATGGACTCCGTCGTCTCTGAGTCGCCGCTGTTCGCCCCGCGCCGGCCGGGGCCGCAGGACCAGGCCGACGAGGCGCTGCAGGCCTGGCAGCTGGACCACACCAGGGCCCCGATCGCCACGAAGATAGTGGTCGCGGGCGGCTTCGGCGTGGGCAAGACGACCTTCGTGGGTTCGGTCTCCGAGATCACCCCGCTGAAGACCGAAGCGATGATGACCCAGGCCAGCGAGGAGACCGACGACCTCAGCGCGACGCCCGACAAGGTCACCACGACCGTCGCCATGGACTTCGGCCGTCTCACGCTCGACGACGACCTGGTGCTGTACGTCTTCGGCACACCGGGGCAGCAGCGCTTCTGGTTCATGTGGGACGACCTGGTGCGCGGCGCGATCGGCGCGATCGTGCTGGCCGACACCCGCCGGCTCGCCGACTGCTTCCCCGCCCTCGACTACTTCGAGAGCTGCGGACTGCCGTACATCGTGGCCGTCAACCACTTCGAGGGAACCCCCGGGTTCGAGGTCGAGGACGTCAGGGAGGCCCTGACCGTGCCCCCGCACGTGCCTGTCGTGATCATGGACGCGCGTAACAGGATCACCGTCGTCGAGGCGCTGCTGGCTCTGGTGGGCCACGCCCTCGACGCCACCCCGGCATAGCTTGTACGTTCACACACAACGGAGAACCGCGATGCGGAAGATACTCATAGTCGGAGCCGGCCAGTCCGGTCTCCAGCTCGCCCTGGGACTCCAGTCCAGAGGGTACGAAGTCACCCTCATGTCCAACCGCACCGCCGACGAGATCCGTTCGGGCCGGGTCATGTCGACCCAGTGCATGTTCCACACCGCGCTCCAGCACGAGCGGGACTACCAGCTCAACTTCTGGGAGTCCCAGGCCCCGCGCATCGAGGGCCTCGGGGTCTCGGTCGCCGCCCCCGACTCCTCGCGCGCCGTCGACTGGGTCGGCAAGCTGGACGGCTTCGCCCAGTCGGTGGACCAGCGCGTGAAGATGGCCGGCTGGATGGACACCTTCGCCCAGCGCGGCGGACAGCTCGTCATCCACGGCGCCGCCGTCTCCGACCTGGACTTCTTCTCCCGCACCTACGACCTGGTGATGGTTTCGGCGGGCAAGGGCGAGCTGGTCTCCATGTTCGGCCGGGACGCCTCCCGTTCGCCGTTCGACGCCCCGCAGCGCGCCCTGGCCGTCGCGTACGTGCACGGCATGGGCCCGCGCCCCGAGCACCCCGAGTTCGACGCGGTCCGCTGCAACCTGGTCCCGGGTGTCGGTGAGCTCTTCGTGATGCCGACCCTGACCACGTCCGGCCGCGCCGACATCCTGTTCTGGGAGGGCGTCCCGGGCGGACCGCTCGACGTCTTCCAGGGCATCAAGGACCCCTCGGAGCACCTCGCCAAGACGCTGGAGCTCATGGAGCGGTTCACCCCGTGGGAGTACGCCCGCGCCACGAAGGTCGAACTGACCGACGCCAACGGCACCCTGGCGGGCCGTTACGCCCCGACCGTCCGCAAGCCGATCGGCCGGCTGCCCGGCGGCGGCCTGGTGCTCGGAGTCGCGGACGTGGTCGTCGCCAACGACCCGGTCACCGGGCAGGGTTCCAACTCGGCCTCCAAGTGCGCGAACGCCTACCTGGACTCGATCATCGAGCACGGTGACGGCGAGTTCGACGCGGCGTGGATGCAGTCCACCTTCGACCGCTACTGGGACACCGCCCAGCACGTCACGAAGTGGACGAACGCGATGCTCGGCGTTCCGCCGGAGCACGTGTTGAACCTGATCGGCGCCGCCGGCCAGCTCCAGCCGGTCGCCGACCGCTTCGCCAACGGGTTCGACAACCCGGCGGACTTCGAGAACTTCTTCTTCGACCCGGAGAAGACGAACGCGTACCTCGCCTCGGTCACGGGTCCCGCCGCCTGAGCGCTCCGTACTTACTGAACCAACCGGCCGGGCCGGGACCAGTCGCCATCGCGCAGCGGTCCCGGCCCGGCCGAAGCGTGTACGGCAGCCGTCACCCGGCAGGGGACGAAGAGGCGCTGTACCCCTCGTCG
It contains:
- a CDS encoding DUF742 domain-containing protein encodes the protein MTPAAAEPVRRLPVRGAEKRPSRVRPYSLTGGRTRFGHVLLVETFVAALEAPEERRELTNGNLASRVVPELQAIVEICRRMRTVAEISALLKMPLGVVRVLLSDLADQGKIRVYGTGHGTGQPDRALLERVLNGLRRL
- a CDS encoding styrene monooxygenase/indole monooxygenase family protein, with translation MRKILIVGAGQSGLQLALGLQSRGYEVTLMSNRTADEIRSGRVMSTQCMFHTALQHERDYQLNFWESQAPRIEGLGVSVAAPDSSRAVDWVGKLDGFAQSVDQRVKMAGWMDTFAQRGGQLVIHGAAVSDLDFFSRTYDLVMVSAGKGELVSMFGRDASRSPFDAPQRALAVAYVHGMGPRPEHPEFDAVRCNLVPGVGELFVMPTLTTSGRADILFWEGVPGGPLDVFQGIKDPSEHLAKTLELMERFTPWEYARATKVELTDANGTLAGRYAPTVRKPIGRLPGGGLVLGVADVVVANDPVTGQGSNSASKCANAYLDSIIEHGDGEFDAAWMQSTFDRYWDTAQHVTKWTNAMLGVPPEHVLNLIGAAGQLQPVADRFANGFDNPADFENFFFDPEKTNAYLASVTGPAA
- a CDS encoding sensor histidine kinase, with the translated sequence MQKKRPRSKGGKNSGSEVAPSASAEGGRTVRVRRRLVAGVAVVGITVIAAGAPAALSASSDLTESQRLVTLAELNQQAIALAHSLADERDEVTAYIAAGREGKPEGAGTTGSRSARVDQQVDEIRDAAPAVLRRDLSTIPSLRRDAVSGKGSALEAHQSYSEVIAKLHGLADDLAEKTPPRAAETGRAPLALGQATEHASATRGLLLAALAVPRKEPAAPQIDPFTGLPVQTQDEGDTKDDRTRDELSAAAQQARVGELSSLADFDQAAGAAARDKLTSTVTGPDVNSAEKYLAELTDRPELSDSDQKVNSKKAGAALSARIDRMRSVESALGTAQVQRLEQLRDDDVTGLELRIALLGGCLLIAVGVSTAVARTLTQPLSVLRIGAARLAAEPATAEPVRYTGRNDEFAQVVRSINALHGKLHGLLHEFNGRFENLESERAELIAGREALTLQRAELQVHTADLTTQLEKLKNTVHHTFVNLSLRNLGLVDRQLGVIESLEEREQDPDRLATLFKLDHMATVMRRHSENMLVLAGAEHGHGHPGPIPLVDVLRAAVSEIERYERVTIQSLPPHAQIAGFAADDLSHLVAELLENATSFSPPDSHVQLSGWLLESGEVMLSVQDEGIGMSSVRMGELNTRLGNPALFEAGEQNADGAGLGLQVTSLLAARHGVQVELREQKGSGVTVVVVLPLALLPKALPAATPPPVTVSGDAPTLNLPGSVAEANSNALPGRPPALPGDPLIAAAEQTIAASGAEAVNAPVVNAPVVDAPAVQKPVVEQPVVEEPVQAVPDHAPPAEPEPSQPAQPSDSEVPVHPAQPSDSEVPAHSSDSEAEITMQVRLPRVPEFDDTPEFTHAPAFGDGPDSPLVSGPYAIGPDRHERAADEGPREAPAPAPAPEPVTTPAPVTTPAPATTPVADTVPGPRRPEPERITDKGLPKRTPKVVKPTAAPAADRKGSVDKDALRRRLGGFHQGAKDGRRDVEAEIAESSATPEAAVPAGRATRTGHTEAADRTDGRTDETGDTVEEARS
- a CDS encoding roadblock/LC7 domain-containing protein codes for the protein MTAPSTFGLSTEARNLHWLLSNLVEEVPGVHSVTVVSSDGLMLLSSDPGHQTAQVSSRQDGPRGSSADLATIVSGIGSLTIGAAKLMEGGGVKQTMVAMEEGSVFVMSISDGSLLGVHATPDCDMSVIAYHMALFVGRAGHVLTPELRSELRKSMESAQ
- a CDS encoding GTP-binding protein, which translates into the protein MDSVVSESPLFAPRRPGPQDQADEALQAWQLDHTRAPIATKIVVAGGFGVGKTTFVGSVSEITPLKTEAMMTQASEETDDLSATPDKVTTTVAMDFGRLTLDDDLVLYVFGTPGQQRFWFMWDDLVRGAIGAIVLADTRRLADCFPALDYFESCGLPYIVAVNHFEGTPGFEVEDVREALTVPPHVPVVIMDARNRITVVEALLALVGHALDATPA